The sequence CTGAACCTGACACTACCTTGTCTAGCAATAGCATCACCAGACTGTGAGTATGCTTGTACGACAATCTGCAGGCTTTCTTCAAGTTCTATAGAAACAACATGCCTTGACAGATCAAGGAAACCATCCGAGCCCATTGGCATTTCTCCGCCACCATCAGAACGACGAGAATCAACCAACACAACTTGCCTGGATAGGGAGTCCGTAACTTCCCGTGGTGGCGAGGAGCACATAATCCGCCCGCCATATTCAAAAGGCCAAGGCGCCCCTTCAACAACACGCGCACTCAAGATAGTAGCCTGGACTGTTTCTGTAAGTCGCTCATAGCTAAACTCTACTGTGCAAAAGCTGTTGCTGGAGAAGGTGGTGTGTAAACCTTCATGGTAACCACCGGCGTAAGTAAAGCAGTGACTCATCAATGCTCTGTCGCGAGACCTTGATGAGCCCTTTACTTTCAGTTGGACTTCGAAATCAACATCGTCCACAGCCACAATTGCACGGGACGGGCCAGTTAAGCGCAAAAAATGATCCTGCAGGCATCATAATCATCATTATAGTTGAATCTAATGAACGAATGCACATGCAGGAAGAAAAGGGGGAAATTAAGAGAAATACTATGTGATATGGTACATACCTCTGGAGTGAGTTTTTGGCAGTTTTCCCTTCGCCAGGAGAAGAGAATGTTGCGGTTGTAGTCCACGGCATCTCGGGCAGCGACAATTCCATAAACATGGAGTGGCAACTTCAACTTTCCATCTGTTCCAACAATCTTCACGGAGTAGATTTGCAAGATGCTCACAGTGCGAGCAGCGTACGGGATCAGTCCCGGCGTGCAATGTGTAAAGTGCATAGGACTCAATACGGCTGCAGCAGCAAGTTAATCCAAATGTTAAGACATGTTGTAACATCAATTATTTACTTACTCATACAAGGAAAGAAGATAGGAAGGGACGAATCTGACTATGTTGCCATTGTTTTGGAAGACTAATAAGATGAGAAGGAATCGATGGATTTTATCTTTACTTACTGCTGTCTTCGAAGTTACCACAGTCGTCTCCCCATGCAGATTCCCAGCCTTTACGCCCTAAAGCAAACAACTTGTCCGCCATCTCCATCTCCTCCGTGTCTGATTTTGTGAATTCTgtctcctccgcctcgtcctgAAGTGAGAAGGGGATCGGGTCCATTGTGTAACAGCTCGGTGTGTCAATTTGATCCCgctcccacctcagcgcgtcctTTTGATCCTGTTCCCGGTCCTTGCGTAAGCCAGCTTCCATCTCTAATAGCTCCTTACGGAATTTGTTATACATCCTTACACCCTCCGGAGTCATCTCCTCatct is a genomic window of Triticum urartu cultivar G1812 unplaced genomic scaffold, Tu2.1 TuUngrouped_contig_5639, whole genome shotgun sequence containing:
- the LOC125529491 gene encoding uncharacterized protein LOC125529491 is translated as MDLCKSNMEMHHMAADSQTTDDKEEHFVAADLISGLSDQMTVRCYENQSVVECLEMTDLTVGKGQSSTETPVLRMMDQGKSSNEGESSNEGKSSTETRALASRMMDQGNSSSEGQSSTETRAFRMMDHGKSSSEGQSSTEMQVQSSNESKSSTETHASRMMDQGKKSSFRMVLDCDENGMPNWCKYYEMLECEDVEEEDEEMTPEGVRMYNKFRKELLEMEAGLRKDREQDQKDALRWERDQIDTPSCYTMDPIPFSLQDEAEETEFTKSDTEEMEMADKLFALGRKGWESAWGDDCGNFEDSTVLSPMHFTHCTPGLIPYAARTVSILQIYSVKIVGTDGKLKLPLHVYGIVAARDAVDYNRNILFSWRRENCQKLTPEDHFLRLTGPSRAIVAVDDVDFEVQLKVKGSSRSRDRALMSHCFTYAGGYHEGLHTTFSSNSFCTVEFSYERLTETVQATILSARVVEGAPWPFEYGGRIMCSSPPREVTDSLSRQVVLVDSRRSDGGGEMPMGSDGFLDLSRHVVSIELEESLQIVVQAYSQSGDAIARQGSVRFRTKYCNISRAICEIGDSKVEITVAWSQLAKHKRDILLEGHV